A region of Gracilinanus agilis isolate LMUSP501 chromosome 3, AgileGrace, whole genome shotgun sequence DNA encodes the following proteins:
- the ZIC5 gene encoding zinc finger protein ZIC 5, whose protein sequence is MFLKAGRGKKITTVRIYGPDCVVLMEPPLSKRNPPALRLADLAATQPHPHQSMTGFPGLGSQPAHSHHHAAAAAAAAAAAAHLHPRDLGSDPGVALTPFGPEHMAQANALKLSPPSQPLPAHPEAQAVAAATAAFALKSGAGNYPSGGGSAAQSAPPPPAPPLPSSSSPSPPPPPPPLPPPPPPPSALSGYTATNSGGGGCGGSGSISGSSKTNSRDFILRRDLSTTAPAAAMHGALGGEQHSRAGSPQHPPPPPHSSSMFISSTGAYAAPDGSGGGGGGGPTLFPGLHEPSGAPGSHPHPLNGQMRLGLAAAAAAAAELYGRAEPPFGPRSGDSHYGAAAAAAAAAAAAAASLHSYGSLNLNLNLAAAAAAAAAGHGHHHHHHHPPPPAPPPPPPPPPPPAHHPHHHHPHHPGAAAAAAAVAAGAFLRYMRQPIKQELICKWIDQEELQQQQQQQQQQQHPPPPASKPCSKTFSTMHELVNHVTVEHVGGPEQSSHVCYWEDCPREGKPFKAKYKLINHIRVHTGEKPFPCPFPGCGKVFARSENLKIHKRTHTGEKPFKCEFDGCDRKFANSSDRKKHSHVHTSDKPYYCKIRGCDKSYTHPSSLRKHMKIHCKSPPPSPGALGYPSMGTPIGAPLSPVLDPARSRSATLSPQVTNLNEWYVCQASGAPNHLHTPSSNGTTSESEDEDIYGNSDAARTIH, encoded by the exons ATGTTTTTGAAGGCaggcagagggaaaaaaataacaacagtgAGGATATATGGGCCTGATTGTGTAGTACTGATGGAGCCCCCTTTGAGCAAGAGGAATCCGCCGGCGCTGAGATTAGCAGATTTGGCAGCGACTCAGCCCCATCCGCATCAGAGTATGACAGGCTTCCCCGGACTGGGGAGTCAACCCGCTCACTCCCACCACCACGCTGCAGCCGCAGCCGCCGCCGCAGCCGCTGCAGCTCACCTACACCCCCGAGATCTGGGGAGTGACCCCGGAGTGGCCCTCACTCCGTTCGGACCTGAGCACATGGCTCAGGCAAACGCGCTCAAACTCAGCCCTCCCTCCCAGCCGCTCCCAGCGCACCCAGAAGCCCAGGCGGTTGCAGCTGCCACTGCCGCGTTCGCCTTGAAGTCCGGCGCGGGCAACTACCCCAGCGGTGGGGGCAGTGCAGCACAATCTGCACCTCCTCCCCCagcccctcctcttccctcctcctcttccccctctcctcctccccctccccctccccttcctcctcctcctcctcctccttctgccctctcGGGCTACACCGCCACCAACAGTGGTGGCGGCGGCTGCGGCGGCAGTGGCAGCATTAGCGGCAGCAGCAAGACCAACAGCAGGGACTTCATCCTCAGGAGGGATCTTTCCACCACGGCCCCTGCTGCTGCCATGCACGGGGCGCTTGGAGGGGAGCAGCATTCCAGGGCAGGCTCCCCCCAGCACCCACCCCCGCCTCCCCACTCTAGCAGCATGTTTATCTCCTCAACAGGAGCCTATGCAGCGCCGGATGGGTCTGGAGGAGGAGGCGGCGGGGGTCCCACACTGTTCCCTGGGCTGCATGAGCCATCTGGGGCCCCTGGGAGCCACCCCCACCCGCTGAATGGCCAGATGCGCCTGGGTCTGGCTGCGGCGGCCGCGGCGGCTGCGGAACTGTATGGTCGTGCGGAGCCGCCCTTTGGACCCCGTTCTGGAGACTCGCACTACGGGGCAGCAGCGGCCGCGGCTGCAGCCGCAGCGGCCGCGGCAGCTTCCCTACACAGCTACGGCTCCTTGAACTTAAACCTGAACCtggcagcagcagcggcggcggcggcagccgGGCACGggcatcaccatcatcaccaccaccctcCACCACCCGCACCTCCACCACCTCCGCCTCCTCCGCCTCCTCCTGCTCACCACCCCCACCATCACCACCCCCACCATCCCGGGGCGGCAGCCGCAGCCGCTGCGGTGGCTGCGGGGGCCTTCCTCCGGTACATGAGGCAGCCAATCAAGCAGGAGCTGATCTGCAAGTGGATCGACCAGGAAgagctgcagcagcagcagcagcaacagcagcagcagcagcatccgCCGCCCCCCGCCTCAAAGCCTTGCTCCAAAACTTTCAGCACCATGCACGAGCTGGTGAACCATGTCACCGTGGAGCACGTGGGGGGCCCGGAGCAGAGCAGCCACGTCTGCTACTGGGAAGACTGTCCCAGAGAAGGCAAACCCTTCAAGGCCAAGTACAAGCTCATCAATCACATCCGTGTGCACACCGGAGAGAAGCCGTTCCCCTGCCCCTTTCCCGGCTGCGGGAAAGTCTTCGCCCGCTCAGAGAACCTCAAGATTCACAAGCGCACTCATACAG GGGAGAAGCCCTTTAAATGTGAATTCGATGGATGTGACCGGAAGTTTGCCAATAGCAGTGACAGAAAGAAACATTCCCATGTCCATACCAGTGATAAGCCCTACTACTGTAAGATTCGAGGCTGTGACAAATCCTATACACACCCTAGCTCTTTGAGGAAGCACATGAAGATCCATTGCAAGTCTCCTCCACCTTCTCCTGGTGCCCTTGGTTACCCATCGATGGGGACCCCAATAGGAGCCCCCTTGTCTCCTGTCCTGGACCCAGCCAGGAGTCGTTCTGCCACTCTTTCCCCTCAGGTCACCAATCTCAATGAGTGGTATGTTTGTCAGGCCAGTGGAGCCCCGAACCACCTCCATACACCTTCCAGCAATGGAACCACTTCAGAATCAGAAGATGAAGATATTTATGGAAACTCGGATGCTGCAAGAACTATTCactag